One genomic window of Tachypleus tridentatus isolate NWPU-2018 chromosome 12, ASM421037v1, whole genome shotgun sequence includes the following:
- the LOC143233160 gene encoding uncharacterized protein LOC143233160: MVKIIVLVLSVILVAICSAIPYPLIDRFGGYDQYSGGIGRYSYGYPGYFRDRYGYGLGYSCRYGDQCYGGYGPGYGGYDYYGRYGGYGGYGDYNRYGGFGDYDRYGGFGDYDRYGGFGDYDRYGGFGDYDRYGGYGDYDRYGGYGGYDRYGGYGRYRLGGYRYGSYYNRYGY, from the exons ATGGTCAAA ATTATCGTCCTGGTCCTTTCCGTCATCTTAGTAGCAATATGCTCAGCTATACCGTATCCATTAATAGATAGATTCGGTGGCTATGATCAATACAGCGGAGGGATTGGAAGATACAGCTATGGATACCCTGGATATTTTCGTGATCGTTATGGATACGGTCTCGGTTATAGCTGTCGGTATGGTGATCAGTGTTATGGCGGCTACGGGCCAGGTTATGGTGGATACGATTACTATGGTAGATATGGCGGCTATGGTGGCTATGGAGACTACAACAGATATGGTGGTTTTGGAGACTATGACAGATATGGTGGTTTTGGAGACTATGACAGATATGGTGGCTTTGGAGACTATGACAGATATGGTGGCTTTGGAGACTATGACAGATATGGTGGTTATGGAGATTATGACAGATATGGTGGTTATGGGGGCTATGACAGATATGGTGGTTATGGTCGCTATCGTCTCGGTGGATATCGTTATGGCAGTTATTACAATCGCTATGGATACTAG
- the LOC143233161 gene encoding cuticle protein 7-like translates to MSKLFVLLVVALVATVAMAQVLKDAAGYTYDIQTGQVSSPVTGKVYNTAPHYYGYGYGYPYGLHHYAGYPYNRVFY, encoded by the exons ATGAGCAAACTG TTTGTACTCCTTGTTGTTGCCCTTGTGGCTACCGTCGCCATGGCTCAAGTTTTGAAAGACGCTGCAGGCTACACCTACGATATTCAGACTGGCCAGGTGTCTAGCCCAGTGACAGGCAAAGTGTACAACACTGCTCCTCACTACTATGGTTATGGTTATGGTTACCCATATGGCCTCCACCACTACGCAGGCTATCCTTACAATCGTGTGTTCTACTAA